From Corynebacterium pseudotuberculosis:
CCGCGAGATAGCCTCGAACTTCTTGGGCTTCCTCGAAGGGGAAGTTAAAGCTGGTCGACTCGACTATGATCGCTACATCATGCAGTCCGGCGTAGGTAACGTTCCCAACGCCGTGATGGCAGGCCTATTGGACTCCAAGTTTGAAAATATCCAGGCCTACACCGAGGTCATCCAAGACGGCATGGTCGACCTGATCGATGCCGGCAAGATGACCGTTGCTTCTGCCACCTCATTTTCGCTGTCCCCGGAGTATGCGGACAAGATGAATGAGCACGCAGAGTTCTACCGCAAGCACATCGTTCTGCGTCCTCAACAGATCTCCAACCATCCTGAGGTGATCCGTCGCACCGGGTTGATCGCTTCCAACGGCATGATCGAGGCTGACATTTACGGCAACGTGAACTCCACACACGTTAATGGTGTGCGCATGATGAACGGCATCGGAGGATCCGGTGACTTTACCCGTAACGCTTTGATCTCCACCTTCATATCTCCATCGGTGGCTAAGGATGGCGCTATCTCCGCTATCGTTCCATTCGCATCTCATATCGACCACACGGAGCACGACGTCATGGTGCTCATTACGGAATACGGTGTTGCAGACTTGCGCGGGCTTGCACCACGAGAGCGTGTGCAGAAGGCCATCTCCGTTGCCCACCCGGATTACCGTCCTTTGCTGGAGGAATACTTTGAGGCGGCAAAGAAGGCAACGCCTTTCATGCAGACCCCGCATGACCTCACTCAGGCTTTCTCATTCCACCACCGCATGAATGAGACCGGAACAATGGCTAAGTAAAAACACATTTGTCATCACTAAAAGACGGTGCCCACTGTGGTGGGCACCGTCTTTTTATATCTGCGTCTACTGGCTGTGGCTGACAATTATGAGGCTACGCTGGGGCAGCGCGCCGGGCAGTGGTTTATGCAGCAAGATATCGAGGAAACGAGAGGCATCTGTATGGGAGATGTGGGCGGTGGGTTCGTCGAGAAGCAAGATTGGCGCAGTAGAGCACAACGCCCGAGCCAGCAGTAATCGGCGCCGCTGGCCGCTAGAAAGTGAGCTGGCGCCGTCGACAAGCACCGTGTCCAGGCCCTGATTTGTATCTAGCCACTGGCCCATCCCCAACGCCCTAAGCGTGGCCTCGATGAGGGCATCGGGGGCATCAGGGTTAGCAACACGGATGTTTTCCCGGATATTGGTAGAAAAAAGCCATTCGTTTTCAGGATGCATGCGGATGAGTGATCTTCGAGCCGCCGCACTGGAGTCTCCTCCAATTGAGGCGCTTCCGGACCGAGGCTCCAATAACCCAGCTAGGGTGTAGAGCAGCGTGGTTTTTCCGACTCCGCTGGGACCAGTGATAAGGCGCCGCTCGTTGGGTGCGAGCGTGAAATCCCATGTTTTGTCTGTATGCAGGCACTGCAGATGGGAAACTTTTAACGTTGTATCCGTGAAAAGCGAGGCCTCGGGGGGACTCGGTAGCGCCTTACCGGTGACCTCCGCTAGGGCTTGTGACGCAGTGGAAACAACGTCCGCGTGGATAGAGGCTTTTGCTAGCTCGGCATGAGATTCAAAGGCCGCCAAAGACAAGATAACTAGCATCCCTAGCCACATCGGTGAGCCGCTATAGTTCTGAAGTCCCAGCCAGGCTATTGCCAGGACCGTGAGGTCGCAGGAGAGTGACAGCAAGAAGGCCTGTACAGAGTCGTTTCGAGTCGCACGGATTTGATCATCGGAGGCGCGTCGAGAAGCATCGATCGCCGAGTCGGCTCGTTGTTGCGCGATGCCTGCGGCGTGAAACTCTACGCGATGAGAAAGCACCTCTTGCAATTTTTGTTCCCACGCGTCTTCTGATTCAACGGCAGTGCGCTGCAGCAGTTTGTTGGATGAGCGTTGAGAAAGCCAAGGAATGAACAAGCCGGTGACACAAAAACTAACGAGGAGTACCAAGCCAGCGCTGGGCAGCAAAAGAAAAGTAAAAGTTACCGCGATAATGGATACCACCAGTGCGGTACCAGATGGAACGAGCGATCGGACAATAAAATCAGTCACCCGTTCAGTGTCTTTGGAAAGACGGGTGAGTTGATCGCCTTGTGTGAGGATCGCATCGGAATGGGGGGTCGTGGTCTCGGCGATACTCTGAAAAACAGTGCTGCGGAGATTGCGTAGTGCGCGGAGAGCCAGCCGATGGGAGATCAAGCGGTCAATATATCTGAACACTGCCCGGGAAATACCCAGGGCTCTAACTGCGGTGATGGCTATTGCCAAGTCCAAAATTGGAGGCATCTGCCATGCCCGAGTGATAAGCCAGCCGGATAAAACAGATAAACCGAGCGCGCTTATAAGAGTGATGCTTGCTGCGAGGATAGCGCCAACCAGATCTCGGTTTCGCACGCCGCTTTGACGTAGAAAATTTCTAGTGTCACTCATAGCTTTATCACCTGGTGAGCTGCCTTAACAAGCCGTTCATCGTGAGTTGCTATTACAACAGCCGCACCCGCTGCTGCTCGCTGTTGAACCGCTTGAATCAATGGATCGATCAACTCGGGGCTGAGATGTGCACTAGGTTCATCGAGAAGATAGAGGCTGGCAGGCTGGGAGAGCGAGCGCGTGAGGGCCAATCGCTGTGCTTGTCCTGTGGAGATACCCGAGCCAGGGCTAATATGTCGGTCTGGCGGCAGCTGCACATCTAGTTCCGTCATTAACGCCTTCACGGTCGCGGGATCACGTTGGCCAAAAACATGGAGGTTGTCATCTACCGTTCCTTCCATGCAATAGGGCTGGGCGGCGAGATAAGAAATAGCTTCTAGCGGCGGGGCAGTGATACTCCCGGAATAGGGTAGAACGCCGAGAACAGCAAGAAACGTTGTGGACTTACCGGAACCGTTGCCACCCAACAAAATAGTGATTTGGCCATGCGGTGCTGTAAAGCTGAGGTTTTGCGGCAAGATTCCGTCGCGTCCGGCCACGCTGAGTCCTTGGATACAAAGTTCTTCAGAGAATTCTTTTACCGGTGTGGCATCCGCTGGGGGAGTGTTTTTGATGAGTTGAAACACCTGGTTTGCTGCCGTGAGGCCATCGGCAGAAGCATGGAAAGCGGCGCCTACCCTACGCAGAGGCGCATAGACCTCAGGCACCACAATAAGGATTATTAACCCAGCTTCCAAGGATATTTCTCCGTGGACTAGACGCAGGCCGATGCCCACCGCTACTAGTGCGACAGATAGCGTCGCAATAAATTCCAGCGCGAAGGAGGATAAGAAGGCTAGCCGGAGAACAGACATAGTGGTGAGCGCGTGGCGTGCACCGCTGCGCCGTATTTCTTCCGCTGGTCCCGATGTATTCCCCAAAGCTTTGAGGGTGAGTGCTCCCGATAATAAATCGACGAGTTGTCCGTTGAGCGTCCCCGTCTCCTGCAAGCGCCGTTGGGTGGTGGTGCGAGTAAGAGTGCCAATAAGCACCATAAAAAGGGGAATGAGCGGAATGGTGCCTGCAGCGAGAAGACCTGAAGGAAGATCGAGAAAACTAATAACCAGGATCGCGGAGGGGGTAGCAATGCACATCGCGAGCAGGGCGGGAAGGTAATCGCTGAAGTAGCCGCGCAAACTGCCCAAGCCTTCTCCCAGGAGCGCGCGCCAGCGTCCGGCTTCTTCTTGTACCTCGCGTGGATCTTTTCGACGCAAGGCAGTAAGTGCTTGAGACCGTAATTGATCTATGGCGTTGCCACAGCTGACATGCGCCCAGTGGCGCGCCGCGCCTGTTATTAGCGCAAGCGCAACCATAACTAGCAACGTGCTTAGCCAATACCAGAAAGAAATATGCGGGGCGGCGTTGTTACTAAAAGCAGTAATGGTGCGTGCCACGAGAGTTCCGATAAGGAAACCACGTGCGAGCACTAGGCAACTGCGTAATCCTTCTGCCACGCCAGCGCCGACGAGAAACTTTTGCGTGGCAGGAGTAATACGCACGAGGTCGATATTGATCGGCCCATTCATAGAGCGCGCCTAGTCGTGGCGGACGATGACTCTAGCGCGGAATACCCAGTAGGTCCAGCCTTGATAAAGCAAAACCAACGGAGTAATAAGAACTGCGGCCCATGTCATGACCTTTAATGTGTAGGCAGAGCTTGCGGCGTTGTAAATATCGAGTCCAACTCCATCTGCGAGTGTGGTTGGAAGTAATGACGGGAATAGTGCACCAAAAAGCAACACTGACACTGCACAAATGAGAACAGCCGTTGCGCTAAAGGCCCAGCCATCGCGTCGGAAGCTTAACGACGCCACCGTAGCTGCGCACGCGAGCACAATCACCGCGACTACTGCCCATGTCCAGGTTTTGCCAAAAGAAAGTTGTGTCCACAATGCAAAGGCTGCGCCAACGACAATAGTTGGTCCGATCATGACGCGCGCCACCCGGTGGACAGGCTGGATATTTGTTTTTAGCGCCAAGAAAGTGGCCCCGTGTAGGAGGAATACCGCAACAAAAGCGGCACCGCCTAGCAGAGCAAAAGGATTTAAAAGGGACAATAATCCGTGCAAACCGGAATCAATCTGTCGATTAGCGTCTACTGCGACACCGCGCACGATGTTGGCAAAAGCAACGCCCCACAACAACGCTGGGACCCAACTGCCAATACCAATGCCACGGTCGCACCAGCGGCGCCATGCGGCAGTATCAACTTTAGAACGCCATTCCAAAGCGACTCCCCGCAAGATCAAGCTGATGAGGATAAGGAATAACGGCAAGTAAAAGCCTGAAAACATAGTGGCGTACCATTCGGGGAAAGCCGCGAAGAGCGCGCCTCCTGCGGTAATCAGCCACACCTCGTTGCCATCCCACACAGGCCCGATGGCCTTGACAGCGGCATCGCGTTCGCGGTGTTTAAGAAAAGGCAACAACATGCCTACACCAAAGTCGAATCCCTCAAGGATGAAATAGCCGGTAAACAGGATTCCTACGAGGATAAACCAAATGATGTGCAGGTCCATCTGTTAGCTCCTAATTTCACGGTCGGTTGAGGATTTGTCTTTACCAAATTGCAGGATGCGCACGGATGAGTCCTCATCTTGCGGAGTGACCAATGGTGCAGAGTCCACATTGGTGGGCATCCCCTCTACAACCTTCTTCTTCATCAGCCAGAACCAGACACAAGCCAGGGCTCCATAAACAAGGGTGAAACCAATGAGGGAGGTAAAAACTACCCACACCGCGTTGTTGGATACGCCAAAGTCAACGATGAGATGGATGCGGTCCGCATTACCAGGAGATCCGGGAGCTGCGTCTGGGTTGGGAGCCACAACCCATGGCTGCCGACCCATTTCGGTGAAGACCCATCCCGCTGAGTTAGCAAGGAAAGGGAAAGGCAGAGCGATTAACGCACCAATCCCCATCCAGCGAGCACGGGGAACTGCGCCGCGTCGGGTGTACCAAAGCCCCACAACAGCGAGCACTATCGACGCCAACATCAACCCAATCATCGCGCGGAATGACCAATATGTGACAAACAGATTGGGGGTGTAGTTGCCGGGGCCGTATAGCTGCTCATACTGCTTTTGCAAGTGCTCTACGCCTTGTAGCGTCACGCCACTGAATTTATTTGCGGCGAGGAAACTCAGGACACCAGGCAGCTCGATGAGATGCTGTACCGCGCCACAATCGTTGTGGGTTCCTATGGATAAAACTGAGAAATAGGGGTCTGTGGCGGTTTGGCACAAAGACTCCGCAGCAGCCATCTTCATTGGCTGCTGAACAAACATCAGCTTTCCTTGAATATCTCCAGTAACCCCCAACCCTACGGCGCTTAGGATCGTTACCCACGATCCGATGCGGAATAGCGGACGCCATAAAGAAGCAGCTTCTTCGCGCTTTTCTGCGGAATCCTTGCGAGATTCCTTAATCATCCACCAACCGGCAATTCCTGCGACAAAGGTGCCTGCGGTAAGCAACGACCCGGTTACCGCATGAGGCCATGCAGCGAGTGCAGTGGGGTTGGTCAGTAACGCGGTGAGGGAGACAAGCTCAGCCCGCCCCGTCTCTGGGTTAAAGATGGCTCCCACCGGGTGCTGCATAAAGGAATTGGCCACGATGATGAAATATGCGGAAACGTTTACGGCTACGGCAACAAGCCAAATGGAGGCTAGATGGATCCACCGAGGTAAACGCCCCCAGCCAAAGATCCACAGGCCTAGGAATGTGGACTCGACAAAGAACGCGACAAGACCTTCTAACGCGAGAGGCGCGCCAAAGACATCACCGACAAACCTGGAGTACTCACTCCAAGCCATTCCGAATTGGAACTCCTGCACAATGCCAGTGACCACGCCCATGGCAAAATTGACCAGGAAGAGAGTGCCAAAAAACTTTGTGGCGCGCAGCCACTTGTCTTTGTTGGTCAGTACCCACGCAGTTTGAAAGCCTGCGACTATCGGTGCTAGCCCGATTGTGAGTGGTACAAAAATAAAGTGGTAAACAGTGGTGATTCCAAACTGCCACCGTGAAATATCAACCAGATCCATGGGAACTGCTTTCAGGGAAAAACGGGATAAAACCTTAAGGAAGTACTACGGTAACTTAATTGTCGCTAAACGGGACTAAAAAGTTTCCGATTGTGACAACTTTCATTGAGGGGCGGGGGTGTGTCCTGTTTTGTCGCATTCTGCTCGGTTTGCGAGACATTTTGTGTGGAGGTACTGACAAAATGCAAGGAAAAACCGACTGTCGGGGGGTGGATTTCACACTTGAAGGATGAAGGAGTAAAGTGCCAAACGCACCAGCAAATGGTGATGGGCCTTTAGCTCAGCTGGTAGAGCTACGGACTTTTAATCCGCAGGTCCCGGGTTCGAGCCCCGGAGGGCCCACAATTAGCCCCGCTTACTCTTGGAGTAGGCGGGGCTTTTTGTTTTGTACTCATGGTGTGGGCTTTACGTCATTGTTGGGGCGCCTCTTTCTCTCTTCTAATAAAAAGAAGCGTTTTTACCTGCTGTTTTGTGATTGTTGGAACATCAAGTATAGTTCTCTGCAGTCGAGCCGCTCAGCTAGCTGAGTATGGTGACACTTGCTCCCATCGTCTAGGGGCCTAGGACACCGCCCTTTCACGGCGGCGACACGGGTTCGAATCCCGTTGGGAGTACCACCACTTTTATGTGGTTTTGCGATACGGCCCTGTGGCGCAGTTGGTTAGCGCGCCGCCCTGTCACGGCGGAGGTCGCGGGTTCAAGTCCCGTCAGGGTCGCAATTAAGCGGCGAGTTTTTACTCGCCGCTTTTTGCTTTTTCAGTGGCTTACGGGGGTGAGGGGAAAAGCTTATGAAGCGGGATTGCACTACCTTGGTTAATCGACACCGAGAAGGTGAATCACGGAACTAGAATTTTCTGAGGTGTACTAGTTATGTCTTACTCGCTTCAACTTCCTGGCTATAGCATCGGCAAAGATGCGTATGGGAAAATTGATGAGGTCATTGCTTCTTATGGATACCGTGCAGTGGTTATCGGGGGCAAAACTGCCATAGAGAAAACCCGTGAGGCTTTTGAAGCTGCGCAAGAAGAACAAGATTTTGTTATCGAAGACTGGGTTGTTTATGGGCATAATTCCACTTATGGCAACGTCGATAAGCTATGCAGCCTTGAATCGGTGCGTAATGCAGAGGTGATCTTTGGTGTCGGGGGCGGCCGGGCGATTGACACGGTAAAGGTCGTTGCAGCGCGGTTGGAGAAGCCTCTCTTTAACTTTCCCACGGTGGGTTCTAACTGTGCAGCGGCAACAAACCTCTCTGTGATGTACAAGGACGACGATTCCCTGGAAGGTTACGATTATCAGCCGGGGCCTTGTCAGCATGTGTTTATTAATACTGCTGTGATCGCGAATTCTCCGGTGGACCTCTTCTGGGCGGGTATTGCTGACGGGATGTCAAAGGAATGCGAAGTCAAATTGCAATCTCGGGGCAAAGAGTTGACTAACGCTCCGCTGATGGGACGTCACCTGAGTTCTTCTGTGACTCCTGCGCTCATGGAGTATGGCTTCCGGGCGCTTCAGGACTGCAAGAATGCTCGCCCCTCAAGAGCCATCGAAGAAGTGGTCCTGGCAATCGTTATGACTTGTGGATATGTATCCAATATGACGGTCGATCCAGGGCAAACCTATTATTACAACTCTGCATTGGCGCATGCTTTTTATAACTCGACTACTGCGATACCCCGTTGTGTCGGCGTGCATCTCCACGGGGAGATCGTTTCCTATGGTGTGTTGGCGCTGCTGCAATACGACCAGGATTTCGAGCGCAAAGATCGTTACGTGGAATTTTATAAAACTATGGGCTTCCCGTTAACTCTCGCGGATTTGGACCTTAGCGAATCTGACGTGCCGGCGATTATGGAAAGAGTCCCGACCACCACCGAGTGGAAGGTTGGGGAATATGACTTTGGTCGGTTCGCCCGCGCGATCATTGACGCTCAAGTTTTTAACTAGCCCTAAACTTCGATTGTAATTTTTTGCTCTCAAGCTGCGGATTTGTGCGAGGTAATGAGTACTGTGTAAAGTCTTACCTCGTGCAAAGGGGAGCGTTCTTCCCAAGATTGCATATAAATAAATATGGCCCTGTGGCGCAGTTGGTTAGCGCGCCGCCCTGTCACGGCGGAGGTCGCGGGTTCAAGTCCCGTCAGGGTCGCGGATCACTTTTGTGGTCAGTGGCGCGGTAGCTCAGTCGGTAGAGCGTCCGCCTGAAAAGTGGAAGGTCACCAGTTCGATCCTGGTCCGTGCCACCATTAAAACCCCCATCCTCAGTGAGGATGGGGGTTTTGCGATGCTAGCGATGGCTAGGGCTCGTAGCGGGATGAAACGTTTAATGAAACATCGTGCAGCCTATGTTAGGGTGTGGCCGTAGAGAGTACTTGGACGTACAACTAATTAGAGGATGATTATGACACAGAACTCTCATGACAATATTGCAGTGGAACACGAGCCGGAGCAGAGCCGTTTTGCTCTTTACAAAGATGGAGAGCTTGGCGGATTTGCCAGTTACGTTGAGCGGGGCCAGTCTCGCGAATTCAATCACACAGTCGTAGAATCTGCTTTCCGTGGGCAGGGCCTATCAAAACCACTAATTAAGCACGCTCTTGATGCTAGCCACGCAGATGGTTTTTCTATCCTTCCAACGTGCTCTGCAATCAAGGATTTTATTGCCAAGAATCCTGAGTACCAAGAGGTTGTTATATAAGACAGAGATTTAAAAAAGGAGCAGTCGGACCCGACTGCTCCTTTAACGTTTTGGTGGAAGCACTAAATGTAATAATCCGGGTCCACAAGCTTTATCTTTTCACCAGCTCCACGTGGACGGTTTTTCGCGGGAATGCCCACCGCTATGTGGTTGGCCGGAACATCTTTTGTTACCACTGCATTCGCGCCGATAGCGCTTCCTTCACCGATAGTGATGGGCCCTAAGACCTTAGCGCCTGCGCCAATAGTCACGTTATCTTCCACAGTTGGATGGCGCTTTGTTTGTGTAAGAACCTGCCCGCCGAGGGTTACGCCGTGGTACAACATCACGCCTTCCCCAATCTCCGCGGTCTCTCCGATAACTATGCCCATGCCATGATCGATAAAGAATCGACGGCCAATGGTTGCGCCAGGGTGGATCTCAATACCTGTGAGAAAACGCGTGATTTGGGATAGAACGCGTGCTGGCCCTTTATACCCCCGGCCCCAGAGTTTGTGCGCCACTCGGTGTGACCATATGGCGTGCAACCCAGAATAAACAATGGCATTTTCCACGTCGCCGCGTGCGGCAGGATCATGATCCCGCGCATTTGCTAGGTCCTCGCGAATCATCTTGACGATGTTGTACATGGTTGTTGAGCCTATCAGTCTGTCTTTTCCTATTTAGGCGATTCAGCGTGTGACTATTAACTGGGGTGAATCTTCTAGAGGAATGAAGGTGTTTAAGGGATACAACCCTCCGTAGAAAAAATAAATTCCCATGTTTATCACTAACGCGGAGCTAGTGATAAACATGGGACTCGGTAATTTTTTAGTCGCGAATATCCTCGAATAGAGCAGTGGAGACGTAGCGCTCACCGTAATCCGGGACGACAGTGACTATGGTCTTGCCTTCATTCTCTGGACGGGCAGCTATTTCAAGGGCTGCTTTGAGGTTAGCTCCTGCAGAGATACCCCCAAGGATGCCTTCCTGTGCTGCTAGCTGACGGGAAACCGCAATGGCGTCTTCATTAGTAACTGTGAGAACTTCCTCGTAGATCTTTTGATTGAGGACCTCTGGAATGAAGTTGGCTCCCAGTCCTTGGATCTTGTGAGGGCCGGCTTTACCGGTGGTAAGCAGGGGAGAAGCTGCCGGCTCAACGGCGTAAATTTTAATATCGGGATTGTGCTTCTTTAATGTCTCGCCCGCCCCCGTGATTGTTCCGCCGGTGCCGATGCCGGCTACAAAAATATCAACCTGGCCCTCGGTGTCCTTCCAGATTTCTTCACCTGTGGTGTTGCGGTGGACCTCAGGATTTGCGGCGTTGGCAAATTGGCTGGCCAGAATAGCATTGCCTCGCTCACGGACGATCTCATTTGCCTTATCCACGGCCCCCTGCATGCCTGCGGCACCGGGTGTCAAGATAATTTCTGCCCCATAGGCACGGAGCATAACGCGGCGTTCCAGAGACATTGTTTCCGGCATCGTAAGGACAACGTTGTAACCACGGGCTGCGCCTACTAACGCAAGTGCAATGCCTGTGTTTCCAGATGTTGCTTCGACTATAGTTCCGCCAGGTTTAAGAGCACCAGATGCTTCCGCTGCGTCCACGATGGCTTTACCAATGCGGTCTTTAACCGAGTTGGCTGGATTAAAAGACTCTATTTTTACCAGAACGTTGCCTGGAAGATCTTGTGCCAGACGGTTAATACGAACGATTGGTGTATTGCCAATGGTGTCCAAAATGTTGTCATAGACCTTAGCCATAGCTGTCGGGCTCCTTAGTCAGATTAATTCTATGTAGATAGCAGTTACGGTTTTGCACCTCATCGCGACCTTACCCTTCCTCGTTGAAAAATACCAGACAGTTTAGTCTTTACATATAGACAAATCTGTCCATAAAGCCTTGGTCAAAGGTATTTTTTACCTCAAGACTATTTATGTCTCCGGGATGGAAAGGCGGGTTGTCGCATGGTAAATTCTTATGTAAAGAATATCAAAATCACGGTTTTGTATGGGGTGTATATAGATGAGATCTAAGTAAGTTCCCGTCATGTCCGTGATATGTGTCACATTGCAATGGTGGTCCTGTTTTCTTTTTCGGGCAAAACGGACATTTTGGACGGCTGTCGTGACTCGGGGTGGGGTAAATCGGGGGCTGTAGGGGAACAGAAATTAAAAAAGTGGAGGTGGTTATTTTCATCATGTGGCGAGCTGTGTAGCTCTCATAATATTCGCGTTTTGCGTGAGTGTGCAGGGATATTTAGGTAATTTATCTGAGATGATGAGATTTTTGATCCTTAAATATGTGGGACGTGTTCCACTTATTGAAAATGATTCCATGATGGAAGGGCACCCCCTGTATTCCGACAAAACGGACATATTAAAAACAATGCGTCGGAACGGGGCGCTTTTGACTACCCCCGTAAAGTAGATATACTTTCGCCAGTTGCACATTTTCGCTCAGGAATGGATTTAAGTGAACCAACGGATTTGTTGGAGGCTTGCCTGACCGAGCGTCTGACAGGAGGCTTACAGTGGAATCTCAACGCGTCAAAGATGATGACGATGCGATCCGCTCTGCGCTGGCATCACTAAAAAATGCCACTGGTATCCCAGTGACCATGTATGCGACCGTTCAGTCGGATAATCGCCTACTAATTAATCAGTGGGTAGGATTGCGTACTCCCGCGCTTCAGAATCTGACGATTGAAAACGGCGTAGGCGTAGGCGGGCGAGTGGTCAAGACTCGTCGTCCAGTAGGCGTGAGTGATTACATGCGTGCCAACGTGATTTCGCATGATCTGGATCCTGTCATTCAGGACGAAGGCTTGCATTCGATTGTGGCAGTCCCCGTCATTGTGCATCGCGAGGTTCGCGGAGTCCTATATGTCGGCGTTCATTCCCCAGTTCGCCTTGGCGACAAAGTGATTGAAGAGGTCACTATGACTGCCCGGGTTCTAGAACAAGATCTCGCTATTATTGCTGCTTCTCGACGCTCCGAGGGGTTGCGTGGCGCGGCAAAGCAGGGGCGCATGATAAACGGCGCCGAGTGGGAACAGATTAGGGCCACTCACTCCAAGCTGCGTATGCTGGCTAACCGCATTGATCATGAAGAACTGCGTCAAGAACTTGAAGAGCTCTGCGATCAAATGGTCGCCCCTGTTCACGTCAAGCAGACGACTAAGCTTTCCGCTCGTGAACTCGATGTTCTTTCTTGTGTAGCTCTTGGGCATACCAACGTTGAGGCTGCCGAGGAAATGGGGATTGGTGCAGAAACGGTGAAGAGTTACTTGCGTTCTGTTATGCGTAAGTTGGGTGCTCACACCCGCTATGAAGCCGTGAATGCAGCCCGCCGCATTGGTGCGCTGCCCTGATACGGGCCTCATAATCACACACAAGGGTAAGAGAAAACTCTTACCCTTGTCGTCTATTTAAAAGTTAGCGGCTTCCTCCGGGGACCCACTTCACGTCATCACTATCGTTTGCTACGCGGCTCAAAATGAACAATAAATCACTGAGTCTGTTGAGGTATTTAGCTGGTAATACTGACGTGGTGTCTGGATGTGCCTCTATAGCTCCCCATGCGGCACGCTCCGCGCGTCGGGCTATAGTTCGCGAGGAATGTAATAATGCGGCGGCTGGGGTGCCACCTGGGAGAATAAAGGAATTGAGTTTTTCCAGGTTCTCGTTGAAAAAGTCACAGTCTTTTTCAAGATGATCTATATAAGATTGCTCGATGCGCAGCGGTGGATATTCAGGATCCTCTGCGATGGGGGTGGCTAGGTCGGCGCCGGCGTCGAAAAGCTCATTTTGGATGCGGCTTAGGCAGGAACGAACTGTGTCGGGAACCTCGGATAACGCCAGAACTAAGCCAAGCGAT
This genomic window contains:
- a CDS encoding acetyl-CoA hydrolase/transferase family protein → MSDRIANAQLRGKIMSAQEAAQLVDNGDKVGVSGFTGAGYPKVMPAAIAERAKEAQAKGESYTIDLFTGASTAPDCDGVLAEAGALRFRMPYQSDPSMRKAINSGNMLYSDIHLSHSGAMVAEGFFGQLNVAIVEAVRIKEDGSIVPSSSVGNSVEYLDAAEKIIIEVNSWQSEELEGMHDIWRMPRTPNRIAIPIKNTGDRIGDTSISIDINKVVAVVETDAPDRNAPFKPLDDVSREIASNFLGFLEGEVKAGRLDYDRYIMQSGVGNVPNAVMAGLLDSKFENIQAYTEVIQDGMVDLIDAGKMTVASATSFSLSPEYADKMNEHAEFYRKHIVLRPQQISNHPEVIRRTGLIASNGMIEADIYGNVNSTHVNGVRMMNGIGGSGDFTRNALISTFISPSVAKDGAISAIVPFASHIDHTEHDVMVLITEYGVADLRGLAPRERVQKAISVAHPDYRPLLEEYFEAAKKATPFMQTPHDLTQAFSFHHRMNETGTMAK
- the cydC gene encoding thiol reductant ABC exporter subunit CydC, with the protein product MSDTRNFLRQSGVRNRDLVGAILAASITLISALGLSVLSGWLITRAWQMPPILDLAIAITAVRALGISRAVFRYIDRLISHRLALRALRNLRSTVFQSIAETTTPHSDAILTQGDQLTRLSKDTERVTDFIVRSLVPSGTALVVSIIAVTFTFLLLPSAGLVLLVSFCVTGLFIPWLSQRSSNKLLQRTAVESEDAWEQKLQEVLSHRVEFHAAGIAQQRADSAIDASRRASDDQIRATRNDSVQAFLLSLSCDLTVLAIAWLGLQNYSGSPMWLGMLVILSLAAFESHAELAKASIHADVVSTASQALAEVTGKALPSPPEASLFTDTTLKVSHLQCLHTDKTWDFTLAPNERRLITGPSGVGKTTLLYTLAGLLEPRSGSASIGGDSSAAARRSLIRMHPENEWLFSTNIRENIRVANPDAPDALIEATLRALGMGQWLDTNQGLDTVLVDGASSLSSGQRRRLLLARALCSTAPILLLDEPTAHISHTDASRFLDILLHKPLPGALPQRSLIIVSHSQ
- a CDS encoding ATP-binding cassette domain-containing protein yields the protein MNGPINIDLVRITPATQKFLVGAGVAEGLRSCLVLARGFLIGTLVARTITAFSNNAAPHISFWYWLSTLLVMVALALITGAARHWAHVSCGNAIDQLRSQALTALRRKDPREVQEEAGRWRALLGEGLGSLRGYFSDYLPALLAMCIATPSAILVISFLDLPSGLLAAGTIPLIPLFMVLIGTLTRTTTQRRLQETGTLNGQLVDLLSGALTLKALGNTSGPAEEIRRSGARHALTTMSVLRLAFLSSFALEFIATLSVALVAVGIGLRLVHGEISLEAGLIILIVVPEVYAPLRRVGAAFHASADGLTAANQVFQLIKNTPPADATPVKEFSEELCIQGLSVAGRDGILPQNLSFTAPHGQITILLGGNGSGKSTTFLAVLGVLPYSGSITAPPLEAISYLAAQPYCMEGTVDDNLHVFGQRDPATVKALMTELDVQLPPDRHISPGSGISTGQAQRLALTRSLSQPASLYLLDEPSAHLSPELIDPLIQAVQQRAAAGAAVVIATHDERLVKAAHQVIKL
- the cydB gene encoding cytochrome d ubiquinol oxidase subunit II — its product is MDLHIIWFILVGILFTGYFILEGFDFGVGMLLPFLKHRERDAAVKAIGPVWDGNEVWLITAGGALFAAFPEWYATMFSGFYLPLFLILISLILRGVALEWRSKVDTAAWRRWCDRGIGIGSWVPALLWGVAFANIVRGVAVDANRQIDSGLHGLLSLLNPFALLGGAAFVAVFLLHGATFLALKTNIQPVHRVARVMIGPTIVVGAAFALWTQLSFGKTWTWAVVAVIVLACAATVASLSFRRDGWAFSATAVLICAVSVLLFGALFPSLLPTTLADGVGLDIYNAASSAYTLKVMTWAAVLITPLVLLYQGWTYWVFRARVIVRHD
- a CDS encoding cytochrome ubiquinol oxidase subunit I produces the protein MDLVDISRWQFGITTVYHFIFVPLTIGLAPIVAGFQTAWVLTNKDKWLRATKFFGTLFLVNFAMGVVTGIVQEFQFGMAWSEYSRFVGDVFGAPLALEGLVAFFVESTFLGLWIFGWGRLPRWIHLASIWLVAVAVNVSAYFIIVANSFMQHPVGAIFNPETGRAELVSLTALLTNPTALAAWPHAVTGSLLTAGTFVAGIAGWWMIKESRKDSAEKREEAASLWRPLFRIGSWVTILSAVGLGVTGDIQGKLMFVQQPMKMAAAESLCQTATDPYFSVLSIGTHNDCGAVQHLIELPGVLSFLAANKFSGVTLQGVEHLQKQYEQLYGPGNYTPNLFVTYWSFRAMIGLMLASIVLAVVGLWYTRRGAVPRARWMGIGALIALPFPFLANSAGWVFTEMGRQPWVVAPNPDAAPGSPGNADRIHLIVDFGVSNNAVWVVFTSLIGFTLVYGALACVWFWLMKKKVVEGMPTNVDSAPLVTPQDEDSSVRILQFGKDKSSTDREIRS